One region of Streptomyces capillispiralis genomic DNA includes:
- a CDS encoding sensor histidine kinase, protein MSPTAPARRLRLGLPRRVFSQVLLMQLAIAAGVAVLATGLFLAPLGDQLDDQAMRRALAIAQTTAQQPQIADDLRGTAPSPDGPVQRNAERIRKATGAEYVVVLDKRGVRWSHTDPGRIGGTVSTDPGEALAGRDVMEIDEGTLGRSARGKVPLRDEDGEIVGAVSVGIAYDSVRARLIHAIPGLFAYAGGALAVGALAAWLISRRVHRQTRDLAFSDIAALLSEREAMLHGIREGVVALDRGGRIRLLNDEAQRLLGIGEETVGRSPDEALGAGRTSDVLAGRVTGTDLLTVRGPRVLVANRMPTGDGGAVATLRDRTELDRLGRELDSTRGLIDALRAQDHEHANRMHTLLGLLELEMYDDAVEFVGEVVGDHRATSEQVTEKIRDPLLAALLVGKATVAAERGGALWVSDRTRLPDRLIDPRGLVTIVGNLVDNALDAVAGTPHARVEVELRADGRAAVLVVRDTGPGIPPGQRELIFAEGWSTKEPPAHRERGIGLPLVRRLAERQGGSASVGEADGGGAEFTVVLPEALTEPGERPALAGASTAPAADEEPRTVKEESR, encoded by the coding sequence ATGAGCCCCACTGCCCCCGCACGCCGCCTGCGCCTCGGCCTGCCGCGGCGGGTGTTCTCGCAGGTCCTGCTGATGCAGTTGGCGATCGCCGCGGGAGTCGCCGTGCTCGCCACCGGACTGTTCCTCGCGCCGCTCGGCGACCAGCTGGACGACCAGGCGATGCGCCGCGCCCTCGCGATCGCGCAGACCACCGCCCAGCAGCCGCAGATCGCGGACGACCTGCGCGGCACGGCGCCGTCCCCGGACGGACCGGTGCAGCGGAACGCGGAACGGATTCGGAAGGCCACCGGTGCCGAGTACGTCGTGGTGCTGGACAAGCGGGGCGTGCGCTGGTCCCACACCGACCCGGGGCGCATCGGCGGCACGGTGTCGACCGACCCCGGCGAGGCGCTGGCCGGACGCGACGTCATGGAGATCGACGAGGGCACCCTGGGACGCTCCGCGCGGGGCAAGGTGCCGCTGCGCGACGAGGACGGCGAGATCGTCGGGGCGGTGTCGGTCGGCATCGCCTACGACAGTGTCCGGGCCCGGCTGATCCACGCCATCCCGGGGCTGTTCGCGTACGCGGGCGGCGCCCTGGCCGTCGGGGCGCTCGCGGCCTGGCTCATCTCACGGCGGGTGCACCGGCAGACCCGCGACCTGGCCTTCTCGGACATCGCGGCCCTGCTCTCGGAGCGTGAGGCCATGCTGCACGGCATCAGGGAGGGCGTCGTCGCCTTGGACCGCGGCGGCCGCATCCGCCTGCTCAACGACGAGGCGCAGCGCCTGCTGGGCATCGGTGAGGAGACCGTCGGCCGCTCCCCCGACGAGGCGCTCGGCGCGGGACGCACCTCCGATGTGCTGGCGGGCCGGGTGACCGGCACCGATCTGCTCACCGTCCGCGGTCCGCGCGTCCTGGTCGCCAACCGCATGCCGACCGGCGACGGCGGCGCCGTGGCGACCCTGCGCGACCGTACGGAGCTGGACCGGCTCGGCCGGGAACTGGACTCCACCCGCGGCCTGATCGACGCCCTGCGCGCCCAGGACCACGAACACGCGAACCGCATGCACACCCTGCTGGGGCTGCTGGAACTCGAGATGTACGACGACGCGGTGGAGTTCGTCGGCGAGGTCGTGGGGGATCACCGGGCGACGTCGGAGCAGGTCACCGAGAAGATCCGGGACCCGTTGCTGGCGGCGCTCCTGGTGGGCAAGGCGACGGTGGCCGCCGAGCGCGGGGGGGCGCTGTGGGTGTCGGACCGCACGCGGCTCCCGGACCGGCTGATCGACCCCCGGGGGCTCGTCACCATCGTCGGCAACCTGGTGGACAACGCCCTGGACGCCGTGGCCGGGACGCCGCACGCGCGCGTGGAGGTCGAACTGCGCGCCGACGGCCGCGCGGCGGTGCTGGTGGTGCGCGACACGGGCCCCGGAATTCCGCCCGGGCAGCGCGAGTTGATCTTCGCCGAGGGCTGGTCCACCAAGGAGCCGCCGGCCCACCGCGAGCGGGGGATCGGGCTGCCCCTGGTGCGCAGGCTGGCCGAGCGGCAGGGGGGCAGCGCGTCGGTGGGCGAGGCGGACGGCGGCGGCGCGGAGTTCACCGTGGTCCTGCCCGAGGCCCTGACCGAGCCCGGCGAGCGGCCCGCGCTCGCCGGGGCGTCCACGGCGCCGGCCGCCGACGAGGAGCCCAGGACCGTCAAGGAGGAGTCGCGATGA
- a CDS encoding DUF6082 family protein → MATQNMGLRRLRSAAAAGLGLAAGALAAMAAQRHTLDAINERLAHLEKHTGNQQQANLAMQQRQHWELLSKAIDDPELAEVLSVFEVQVTTQKRRQYLFANALYTNLLCYYRIGNMTRDEFLKRVRGTFQNPIVREYWYATQQQRASLTGTEEAELGLLVDDLLLQLDEADTEEWWVVGIPPGEA, encoded by the coding sequence ATGGCCACACAGAACATGGGGCTGCGGAGGCTCCGCTCCGCCGCCGCGGCCGGCCTGGGCCTGGCCGCGGGTGCCCTCGCTGCCATGGCAGCACAGCGACACACCCTGGACGCGATCAACGAGCGTCTGGCGCACCTGGAGAAGCACACGGGCAACCAGCAGCAGGCGAACCTGGCCATGCAGCAGCGGCAGCACTGGGAGCTGCTCAGCAAGGCGATCGACGACCCCGAACTCGCCGAGGTGCTGAGCGTCTTCGAGGTGCAGGTGACCACCCAGAAGCGCAGGCAATACCTCTTCGCGAACGCCCTGTACACGAATCTGCTCTGCTACTACCGCATCGGCAACATGACGAGGGACGAGTTCCTGAAGCGGGTGCGGGGCACGTTCCAGAACCCGATCGTCCGGGAGTACTGGTACGCGACCCAGCAGCAGCGCGCGAGCCTGACGGGGACGGAAGAGGCGGAACTGGGTCTGCTGGTCGACGATCTGCTGCTGCAGCTCGACGAGGCGGACACGGAGGAGTGGTGGGTGGTCGGCATCCCGCCCGGCGAGGCGTGA
- a CDS encoding citrate synthase has protein sequence MSVNEAVAPRVEVPRGLAGVVVTDTRIGDVRGDEGFYHYRQYSAVDLARSRGFEDVWHLLVHGELPDARRAAAFAAGTAALRTLPDEVRAALPAIAAAGGRSGPLAGLRTALSLLGAAKGFRPVYDIDAGRRRQDTLEATAAVPTLLTALYRLGRGLEPVEPREDLSYAANYLYMVTGTEPDAERVRAIEQYLISTIDHGFNASTFTARVIASTGADVAACLAGAVAALSGPLHGGAPSRALDTLEAIGKPERIDSWVREHVLAGERIMGFGHAVYRTEDPRSRMLREVAQRFGGPRVDFAVEVERHVEAILAELKPGRALHTNVEYYAGVVMELCDVPREMFTPTFAAARAVGWSANILEQAEDSKIIRPAARYVGEGAPVAVPDVA, from the coding sequence ATGTCTGTCAATGAGGCTGTAGCGCCACGCGTCGAGGTACCGCGGGGACTGGCGGGGGTCGTCGTCACCGACACCCGTATCGGTGACGTCCGGGGCGACGAGGGCTTCTACCACTACCGCCAGTACTCGGCCGTCGATCTCGCCCGGTCGCGTGGCTTCGAGGACGTATGGCACCTGCTGGTCCACGGGGAGCTGCCGGACGCACGGCGCGCCGCGGCGTTCGCCGCCGGGACCGCCGCGCTGCGGACGCTGCCCGACGAGGTGCGGGCGGCGCTGCCCGCCATCGCGGCGGCGGGCGGCCGCTCGGGCCCCCTCGCCGGACTGCGGACGGCACTGTCCCTGCTCGGCGCGGCGAAAGGGTTCCGGCCGGTGTACGACATCGACGCCGGCCGGCGCAGGCAGGACACGCTGGAGGCGACCGCGGCCGTACCGACACTGCTCACCGCTCTGTACCGGCTGGGCAGGGGGCTGGAGCCGGTGGAGCCGCGCGAGGACCTGTCGTACGCGGCGAACTACCTGTACATGGTGACGGGGACGGAGCCGGACGCGGAGCGGGTGCGGGCGATCGAGCAGTACTTGATCTCCACCATTGACCACGGCTTCAACGCGTCCACCTTCACTGCGCGGGTCATCGCGTCGACGGGCGCGGACGTGGCGGCCTGCCTGGCCGGGGCGGTGGCCGCGCTGTCGGGTCCGCTCCACGGCGGGGCCCCGAGCCGGGCACTGGACACGCTGGAGGCGATCGGGAAGCCGGAGCGCATCGACTCCTGGGTCCGGGAACACGTCCTCGCGGGTGAGCGCATCATGGGCTTCGGCCACGCGGTCTACCGCACCGAGGATCCCCGGTCGCGGATGCTGCGAGAGGTGGCCCAGCGGTTCGGCGGGCCACGGGTCGACTTCGCCGTGGAGGTCGAACGCCATGTGGAGGCGATCCTGGCGGAGCTGAAGCCGGGCCGGGCGCTGCACACCAACGTGGAGTACTACGCCGGCGTCGTCATGGAGCTCTGCGACGTACCGCGCGAGATGTTCACACCGACGTTCGCGGCGGCCCGCGCGGTGGGGTGGAGCGCCAACATCCTGGAGCAGGCGGAGGACTCGAAGATCATCAGGCCGGCGGCGCGGTACGTGGGCGAGGGCGCGCCGGTGGCGGTGCCGGACGTCGCCTGA
- a CDS encoding DNA gyrase/topoisomerase IV subunit A, with protein MARRSTKTPPPDDSYEEKILDIDVVDEMQGSFLEYAYSVIYSRALPDARDGLKPVHRRIVYQMNEMGLRPERGYVKCARVVGEVMGKLHPHGDASIYDALVRMAQPFSMRVPLVDGHGNFGSLGNDDPPAAMRYTECRMAEATSLMTESIDEDTVDFAPNYDGQEQEPVALPAAFPNLLVNGASGIAVGMATNMPPHNLREVVAAARHLIRHPNADLDALMKHVPGPDLPTGGRIVGLSGVRDAYETGRGTFKIRATVTVEDVTARRKGLVVTELPFTVGPEKVIAKIKDLVGSKKLQGIADVKDLTDREHGLRLVIEIKNGFVPEAVLEQLYKLTPMEESFGINNVALVDGQPLTLGLKELLEVYLDHRFDVVRRRSEFRRSKRRDRLHLVEGLLTALLDIDEVIRLIRSSENSAQAKQRLIEHFSLSEVQTQYILDTPLRRLTKYDRIELEAEKDRLNAEIEELTRILDSDAELRKLVSAELAAVAKKFGNDRRTLLLESAATPAAAVPLQVADDPCRVLLSSTGLLARTANDAPLVDAPGAKRVKHDVIVSAVPATARGEIGVVTSAGRLLRLNVVDLPQLPETMPTPNLSGGAPLAEFVSLEDDEQVVCLTTLDESSPGLALGTEQGVVKRVVPDYPSNKEELEVITLKEGDRIVGAVELRTGEEDLVFISDDAQLLRYQASQVRPQGRPAGGMAGIKLTDGAKVISFTAVDPAADAVVFTVAGSRGTLDDSVQTTAKLTPFDQFPRKGRATGGVRCQRFLKGEDCLSLAWAGPLPARAAQKNGAAVDLPVPDPRRDGSGLSLPKTVHVVAGPV; from the coding sequence ATGGCCCGCCGCAGCACGAAGACCCCGCCGCCCGACGACTCGTACGAGGAGAAGATCCTCGACATCGACGTCGTCGACGAGATGCAGGGCTCCTTCCTCGAGTACGCGTACTCGGTCATCTACTCACGCGCCCTGCCGGACGCGCGTGACGGCCTCAAACCGGTGCACCGCCGCATCGTCTACCAGATGAACGAGATGGGCCTGCGCCCCGAGCGCGGTTACGTGAAGTGCGCCCGCGTGGTCGGCGAGGTCATGGGCAAGCTGCACCCCCACGGCGACGCGTCGATCTACGACGCCCTGGTCCGCATGGCCCAGCCGTTCTCCATGCGCGTCCCGCTGGTCGACGGCCACGGCAACTTCGGCTCGTTGGGCAACGACGACCCGCCCGCCGCCATGCGGTACACCGAGTGCCGGATGGCCGAGGCCACGAGCCTGATGACCGAGTCCATCGACGAGGACACGGTCGACTTCGCGCCCAACTACGACGGTCAGGAGCAGGAACCGGTCGCGCTGCCCGCCGCGTTCCCGAACCTGCTGGTGAACGGCGCCTCGGGCATCGCCGTCGGCATGGCCACCAACATGCCGCCGCACAACCTGCGCGAGGTCGTCGCGGCCGCCCGCCACCTGATCAGGCACCCCAACGCCGATCTCGACGCCCTGATGAAGCACGTCCCGGGCCCCGACCTGCCGACCGGCGGCCGGATCGTCGGCCTCTCCGGCGTCCGGGACGCGTACGAGACGGGCCGCGGCACCTTCAAGATCCGCGCGACGGTCACCGTGGAGGACGTGACGGCGCGCCGCAAGGGCCTCGTCGTCACCGAGCTGCCCTTCACGGTGGGTCCGGAGAAGGTGATCGCCAAGATCAAGGACCTCGTCGGCTCGAAGAAGCTCCAGGGCATCGCCGACGTCAAGGACCTCACCGACCGCGAGCACGGTCTGCGCCTGGTCATCGAGATCAAGAACGGCTTCGTGCCGGAAGCGGTGCTGGAGCAGCTGTACAAGCTGACGCCGATGGAGGAGTCCTTCGGCATCAACAACGTGGCCCTGGTGGACGGCCAGCCCCTCACCCTCGGCCTCAAGGAGCTCCTGGAGGTCTACCTCGACCACCGCTTCGACGTCGTGCGGCGGCGTTCGGAGTTCCGCCGCAGCAAGCGGCGCGACCGGCTCCACCTGGTCGAGGGCCTGCTGACGGCCCTGCTGGACATCGACGAGGTCATCCGCCTCATCCGCTCCAGCGAGAACTCCGCGCAGGCCAAGCAGCGTCTGATCGAGCACTTCTCCCTCAGCGAGGTCCAGACCCAGTACATCCTGGACACGCCGCTGCGCCGCCTCACCAAGTACGACCGGATCGAGCTGGAGGCGGAGAAGGACCGGCTGAACGCGGAGATCGAGGAGCTGACCCGGATCCTGGACTCGGACGCGGAGCTGCGCAAGCTGGTCTCGGCCGAACTGGCCGCGGTCGCCAAGAAGTTCGGCAACGACCGTCGTACGCTGCTGCTGGAGTCGGCCGCGACCCCGGCCGCCGCCGTGCCGCTGCAGGTGGCCGACGACCCGTGCCGCGTGCTGCTGTCCTCCACGGGCCTGCTCGCCCGCACGGCGAACGACGCACCGCTCGTCGACGCCCCCGGCGCCAAGCGCGTCAAGCACGACGTGATCGTCTCGGCGGTGCCCGCGACGGCCCGCGGCGAGATCGGTGTGGTCACCTCGGCCGGCCGCCTGCTCCGGCTGAACGTCGTGGACCTCCCGCAGCTCCCCGAGACGATGCCGACGCCGAACCTGTCGGGCGGGGCGCCCCTGGCGGAGTTCGTGTCGCTGGAGGACGACGAGCAGGTGGTGTGTCTGACCACGCTCGACGAGTCGTCGCCCGGCCTGGCCCTCGGCACGGAACAGGGAGTCGTCAAGCGCGTGGTGCCCGACTACCCGTCCAACAAGGAGGAGCTGGAGGTCATCACCCTCAAGGAGGGCGACCGGATCGTCGGCGCGGTCGAGCTGCGCACGGGCGAGGAGGACCTGGTCTTCATCAGCGACGACGCGCAGTTGCTGCGCTACCAGGCGTCGCAGGTCCGCCCGCAGGGCCGGCCCGCGGGCGGTATGGCGGGCATCAAGCTCACCGACGGCGCGAAGGTCATCTCCTTCACGGCGGTCGATCCGGCGGCGGACGCGGTGGTGTTCACGGTCGCGGGCTCGCGCGGCACACTGGACGACTCCGTCCAGACGACGGCCAAGCTGACCCCGTTCGACCAGTTCCCGCGCAAGGGCCGGGCCACCGGCGGTGTGCGCTGCCAGCGGTTCCTGAAGGGCGAGGACTGCCTGTCCCTGGCCTGGGCCGGCCCACTTCCTGCCCGTGCCGCCCAGAAGAACGGCGCCGCGGTGGACCTCCCGGTACCGGACCCGCGCCGGGACGGTTCGGGGCTGTCCCTGCCGAAGACGGTGCACGTGGTGGCAGGCCCCGTCTAG
- a CDS encoding CobW family GTP-binding protein — MSERSSGRQIPVVVLAGFLGSGKTTLLNHLLHRSGGSRIGAVVNDFGAIEIDAMAVAGALGDSTVSLGNGCLCCAVDSSELDVYLERLARPSAGIDVIVIEASGLAEPQELVRMVLASEHPGIVYGGLVEVVDAAEFDDTRARHPQIDRHLALADLVVVNKIDRVTDAARVLGLVRSLVDRAAVVPASYGRVDPAFLFDCRPGEERIGQLSFDDLHRHDDAEDDHTAHLHAAYDSLSFASARPTDPRRLIRFLDSRPAGLYRIKGYVDFGPYDVRNRYAVHAVGRFLRFYPEPWPAGAERRTQLVLIGAGIDAAALRAELEACGNDGAPHADEDGMWGVLRYVQETEEAEDPAA; from the coding sequence GTGTCGGAGCGGAGCAGCGGGCGGCAGATTCCGGTGGTGGTCCTGGCCGGTTTTCTCGGCTCGGGGAAGACCACCCTCCTCAACCACCTCCTCCACCGCAGCGGCGGCAGCCGCATCGGTGCCGTCGTGAACGACTTCGGGGCCATCGAGATCGACGCCATGGCCGTCGCGGGGGCCCTCGGCGACTCGACCGTGTCGCTCGGCAACGGCTGCCTGTGCTGCGCGGTGGACAGCAGCGAACTCGACGTCTACCTGGAACGCCTGGCCAGGCCCTCCGCCGGGATCGACGTCATCGTCATCGAGGCCAGCGGTCTCGCCGAACCGCAGGAGCTCGTGCGGATGGTGCTCGCCAGCGAGCACCCCGGGATCGTGTACGGCGGACTCGTCGAGGTCGTGGACGCCGCCGAGTTCGACGACACCCGGGCCAGGCACCCGCAGATCGACCGGCACCTCGCCCTCGCCGACCTCGTCGTCGTGAACAAGATCGACCGGGTGACGGACGCGGCACGCGTGCTGGGGCTCGTCCGCTCCCTGGTCGACCGTGCCGCCGTGGTGCCCGCCTCCTACGGCCGTGTCGATCCCGCGTTCCTCTTCGACTGCAGGCCCGGCGAGGAGCGCATCGGGCAGCTGTCGTTCGACGACCTGCACCGCCACGACGACGCGGAGGACGATCACACGGCACATCTGCACGCCGCGTACGACAGCCTCTCCTTCGCCTCCGCGCGCCCCACGGACCCACGGCGGCTGATCCGCTTCCTGGACAGCCGTCCCGCCGGGCTGTACCGGATCAAGGGGTACGTCGACTTCGGGCCGTACGACGTCCGCAACCGGTACGCCGTGCACGCCGTGGGGCGCTTCCTGCGCTTCTACCCCGAGCCCTGGCCGGCCGGCGCGGAGCGGCGGACGCAGCTCGTGCTCATCGGGGCGGGCATCGACGCCGCCGCCCTCCGCGCGGAGCTGGAGGCGTGCGGGAACGACGGCGCCCCACACGCCGACGAGGACGGCATGTGGGGCGTGCTGCGCTATGTGCAGGAGACCGAGGAGGCCGAGGACCCCGCGGCCTAG
- a CDS encoding citrate synthase encodes MRDQDPSPVDTDRRLSTKEAAELLGVKPETVYAYVSRGQLSSRRAPGGRGSTFDAGEVAALARRNRRESAGGGDGPGGESVRTRLTLIDGDRYYFRGVDAVELAARHTYEEVAEWLWTGRLRPSAAFVAPESSVAVARRAVDALPEHATPTDRLRVAAIAAATADPLRFDLSEEAVLGTARSLIPTLVAALPAVLPGHRDSGPLSHRLWARLTGREADEARLRVLDTALALLVDHDLAASTLAVRVAASARAHAYAAVSAGLGVLEGPLHGAASGLAHRLLLEVLDQGEAAPVIADELRAGHRIPGLGHRVYAGEDPRARALFALLEDIPRAAPALAAARDLTATAARHTPLHANVDLALAVFTASSGMPASAGETIFAVARTAGWIAHALEEYGERPLRMRPSGQYVGPKPPRPLPGGDTDGPTGHS; translated from the coding sequence ATGCGCGATCAAGACCCCTCTCCCGTCGACACGGACCGGCGCCTGAGCACCAAGGAGGCCGCCGAACTGCTCGGCGTGAAGCCGGAGACCGTGTACGCGTACGTGAGCCGTGGCCAGCTCAGCAGCCGCCGGGCCCCCGGCGGCCGCGGCAGCACCTTCGACGCGGGTGAGGTGGCGGCGCTCGCGCGGCGCAACAGACGCGAGAGCGCCGGCGGTGGGGACGGCCCGGGCGGCGAGTCCGTGCGGACCCGCCTCACCCTGATCGACGGCGACCGGTACTACTTCCGGGGCGTCGACGCCGTCGAACTCGCCGCCCGGCACACCTACGAGGAGGTCGCCGAGTGGCTGTGGACGGGCCGGCTCCGTCCCAGTGCCGCGTTCGTCGCGCCCGAGTCGTCCGTCGCCGTGGCCCGGCGCGCCGTCGATGCCCTGCCCGAACACGCCACGCCGACCGACCGCCTGCGGGTCGCGGCCATCGCCGCGGCGACCGCCGACCCGCTGCGCTTCGACCTGTCGGAGGAGGCCGTGCTCGGCACGGCCCGTTCGCTCATCCCCACCCTGGTCGCCGCCCTCCCGGCGGTGCTGCCCGGCCACCGGGACTCCGGCCCGCTGTCCCACCGGCTCTGGGCCCGGCTCACCGGCCGGGAGGCCGACGAGGCACGGCTGCGCGTCCTGGACACGGCCCTCGCGCTCCTGGTCGACCACGACCTCGCCGCCTCCACCCTCGCCGTCCGCGTCGCCGCGTCCGCCCGCGCGCACGCCTACGCGGCCGTCTCGGCGGGGCTGGGCGTGCTGGAGGGCCCGCTGCACGGTGCGGCCAGCGGGCTCGCGCACAGGCTGCTGCTGGAGGTGCTCGACCAGGGGGAAGCGGCCCCCGTGATCGCCGACGAACTGCGGGCCGGCCACCGCATCCCGGGCCTCGGCCACCGCGTCTACGCCGGTGAGGACCCGCGCGCGCGTGCCCTCTTCGCCCTCTTGGAGGACATCCCGCGCGCCGCCCCCGCCCTGGCCGCCGCCCGCGACCTGACGGCCACCGCCGCCCGCCACACCCCCCTGCACGCCAACGTCGACCTGGCGCTCGCCGTCTTCACCGCCTCCTCCGGGATGCCGGCCTCGGCGGGCGAGACGATCTTCGCCGTCGCCCGTACGGCCGGGTGGATCGCCCACGCGCTGGAGGAGTACGGCGAGCGCCCGCTGCGCATGCGCCCCAGCGGCCAGTACGTGGGACCGAAGCCGCCGCGGCCACTGCCCGGAGGAGACACGGACGGCCCGACAGGTCACTCCTGA
- a CDS encoding sucrase ferredoxin — MSTCSTVSRALDEPVAGTAATARTWLLLEQPGPWGAKALTSSHLDPALGRALEAAAKGTGVRVALIRRPGRHADCRVPAARQVFVAHTGPGNVWLHAATTTEPERLLDLDVAALGRGEVASFDAVLGGRPYEGDPLALVCTNGKRDRCCALLGRPLAAELAASGVQGVWEVTHLGGHRFSPTVLVLPYGYAYGRAEAHLVKEVLHRAQEGRIVLEGCRGRSAWERPGQAAELAVRRAVGEYAAEALSVVRTDGAAPHWEVTVAHTDGRRWLVEVAQGASLPPRPESCGSVLGSPARMDVAAVHELTAAALAG; from the coding sequence GTGAGTACGTGCTCAACCGTCTCCCGCGCGCTCGACGAGCCGGTCGCGGGCACCGCGGCCACCGCGAGGACCTGGCTGCTGCTGGAGCAGCCCGGCCCCTGGGGTGCCAAGGCGCTCACCTCGAGCCATCTCGACCCCGCGCTGGGCCGCGCCCTGGAAGCGGCCGCGAAGGGCACCGGGGTGCGTGTCGCCCTCATACGCCGTCCCGGGCGCCACGCGGACTGCCGGGTGCCCGCCGCACGACAGGTGTTCGTGGCCCACACCGGCCCGGGGAACGTGTGGCTGCACGCCGCCACCACCACGGAACCCGAACGGCTGCTCGACCTCGATGTCGCCGCCCTCGGCCGGGGCGAGGTCGCCTCGTTCGACGCGGTGCTCGGCGGGCGGCCCTACGAGGGCGACCCGCTCGCCCTCGTCTGCACCAACGGCAAGCGCGACCGCTGCTGCGCGCTCCTCGGCCGGCCCCTGGCGGCCGAGCTGGCCGCCTCCGGCGTCCAGGGCGTCTGGGAGGTCACCCACCTGGGCGGTCACCGCTTCTCCCCCACGGTGCTCGTCCTGCCGTACGGCTACGCCTACGGCAGGGCGGAGGCGCACCTCGTCAAGGAGGTGCTGCACCGTGCACAGGAGGGCCGGATCGTCCTCGAGGGGTGCCGCGGCAGGTCGGCGTGGGAGCGGCCCGGTCAGGCGGCCGAGCTGGCCGTCCGCCGCGCGGTGGGCGAGTACGCCGCGGAGGCCCTGAGCGTCGTACGGACGGACGGCGCGGCGCCCCACTGGGAGGTGACCGTCGCCCACACGGACGGGCGCCGGTGGCTGGTTGAGGTCGCCCAGGGCGCGTCCCTTCCGCCCCGCCCGGAGAGCTGCGGGTCGGTGCTCGGCTCACCCGCGCGGATGGACGTGGCGGCGGTCCACGAGCTGACCGCGGCGGCACTGGCCGGCTGA
- a CDS encoding M16 family metallopeptidase, with protein MPMGHTATAQAGSGGLTATEHRLANGLRVVLSEDHLTPVAAVCLWYDVGSRHEVKGRTGLAHLFEHLMFQGSAQVKGNGHFELVQGAGGSLNGTTSFERTNYFETMPAHQLELALWLEADRMGSLLTALDDESMENQRDVVKNERRQRYDNVPYGTAFEKLTALAYPEGHPYHHTPIGSMADLDAATLEDARQFFRTYYAPNNAVLSVVGDIDPEQTLAWIEKYFGSIPSHDGKPAPRDGSLPDVIGGQLREIVEEEVPARALMAAYRLPEDGTRACDAVDLALTVLGGGESSRLYNRLVRRDRTAVAAGFGLLRLAGAPSLGWLDVKTSGDVEVPVIEAAIDEELARFADEGPTAEEMERAQAQLEREWLDRLGTVAGRADELCRYAVLFGDPQLALTAVQRVLDVTAEEVQEVAKSRLRPDNRAVLVYEPVAPEAEDTEEAAAVAGTDENEEAAK; from the coding sequence ATGCCCATGGGTCACACGGCCACAGCCCAGGCAGGCTCCGGCGGCCTGACAGCGACCGAGCACCGCCTGGCCAACGGCCTGCGCGTGGTGCTCTCCGAGGACCACCTGACCCCGGTCGCCGCGGTGTGCCTCTGGTACGACGTGGGTTCGCGTCACGAAGTCAAGGGACGTACCGGTCTGGCTCACCTTTTCGAGCACCTGATGTTCCAGGGATCCGCCCAGGTCAAGGGGAACGGCCACTTCGAGCTGGTCCAGGGCGCCGGCGGCTCCCTCAACGGCACCACCAGTTTCGAGCGCACCAACTACTTCGAGACCATGCCCGCCCACCAGCTGGAGCTCGCCCTCTGGCTGGAGGCCGACCGCATGGGCTCCCTGCTGACCGCCCTGGACGACGAGTCCATGGAGAACCAGCGGGACGTCGTCAAGAACGAGCGCCGCCAGCGCTACGACAACGTCCCCTACGGCACGGCCTTCGAGAAGCTGACCGCGCTCGCCTACCCGGAGGGCCACCCGTACCACCACACGCCGATCGGCTCGATGGCGGACCTGGACGCGGCGACCCTGGAGGACGCCCGCCAGTTCTTCCGCACCTACTACGCGCCGAACAACGCCGTGCTGTCCGTCGTCGGCGACATCGACCCGGAGCAGACGCTCGCCTGGATCGAGAAGTACTTCGGCTCCATCCCCTCCCACGACGGCAAGCCCGCACCGCGCGACGGTTCGCTCCCCGACGTCATCGGCGGGCAGCTGCGCGAGATCGTGGAGGAGGAGGTCCCCGCGCGGGCGCTGATGGCCGCCTACCGGCTGCCGGAGGACGGCACGCGCGCGTGCGACGCGGTGGACCTGGCCCTCACCGTCCTCGGCGGCGGCGAGTCCTCCCGGCTCTACAACCGGCTGGTACGGCGCGACCGCACGGCCGTCGCCGCCGGGTTCGGCCTGCTCCGGCTGGCCGGGGCGCCCTCCCTGGGCTGGCTGGACGTGAAGACGTCCGGCGACGTGGAGGTGCCCGTCATCGAGGCCGCCATCGACGAGGAGCTCGCCCGCTTCGCCGACGAGGGCCCCACGGCCGAGGAGATGGAGCGCGCCCAGGCCCAGCTGGAGCGCGAGTGGCTCGACCGGCTCGGCACGGTCGCGGGCCGCGCCGACGAACTGTGCCGGTACGCCGTCCTGTTCGGCGACCCCCAGCTCGCCCTGACCGCCGTCCAGCGCGTGCTCGACGTGACGGCGGAGGAGGTGCAGGAGGTCGCGAAGTCCCGCCTGCGCCCCGACAACCGCGCGGTGCTCGTCTACGAGCCCGTCGCCCCCGAGGCCGAGGACACCGAGGAAGCCGCCGCAGTCGCCGGCACCGACGAGAACGAGGAGGCGGCCAAGTGA